In Lactuca sativa cultivar Salinas chromosome 5, Lsat_Salinas_v11, whole genome shotgun sequence, the DNA window cgaggttgcgtagttgagatattcggtgttgagttcccaattgatttgattcctattgctatgggtgatgtctgtgccattgtgggcatggattggttgagaagATTCGGTgcggtcatcgactgtgagcgacagctggtaaccatacgagaccctagtgagggagttctttcggtatacggcgagggtacacgttcaggatcagcgttttgttcggccgctagggcgaggcagtgtctacagcagggctgtaagggttttgtggcgtatgtggtggatacgcgggtgaTTTCCGGGAGGCCGAGTTCAGTGGAGGAGGTCccggtagtgcgtgagttcccggatgtatttcccgaggagttgtcgagtgtgcctcctatgaggcaagtggagttcagtatcgatttggttccgggggccgcgcctatcgctaaggtgccttatcgccttgcacctccagagatgcaagagttatcctcacagcttcaggagctgctggggaaggggtttattcggccgaacatctcgccatggggagcacctatcctgttcatcaagaagaaggatggttcacaccggatgcgcattgattaccgggagttgaacaagctgacggtcaagaaccgctaCCCATTGCCgatgatcgacgatttgttcgatcagttgcagggagcatcttggttctccaagatcgatttgaggtctgggtatcatcaggtgagagtgcgggatgaggacgtccagaagacagcgttcaggacgcgttatgggcattatgagtttgtggtgatgccttttgggctcaccaatgccccggcagtgttcatggatctcatgaaccgagtgtgtaggccgatgctggatcggtcggtgattgtgtttatcgatgacattctggtatattcgagatctagagagcagcatgaggagcatctgagagaggttcttggagttctgagatcggagaggctctatgccaaattctccaagtgtgatttctggttgcgggaggttcagttcttaggacatctcgttaaccaggaagggattttggttgatccggccaaggtggaggcagtgatgagttgggaggtgccaaagtcaccctccgagatcaggagtttcctagggttggcagggtattatcggagatttatcaaatattctccaagatcgcagtaccactcaccagattgacccggaagggtgttgcattctcatggggtcccgagcagcagacctcctttgagacacttctccagaggttgtgcgaagccctggtgttagctctcccggaagggatggaggactttgtggtattttgtgatgcatcgattttgggattgggagcggtgctgatgtagagagggcacgtaatagcatatgcatcaaggcagctgaagcctcacgagacgagatatcccacccatgatctagagttgggggcagtggtgttcgccctcaagatttggcgtcactacttgtatggggttcggtgtacaatatacacggaccataagagtttgaagtatttgatggatcagcccaacctaaatatgcgtcagagaaggtggttggatgtggtcaaggattatgattgtgagatcctgtaccacccaggcaaggctaatgtggtagccgatgcgttgagccgcagggcggagagcactccactgcgggatgtgtgtttgagattgaccgtgatagctccggtattggacgccattcgcggggcacaggccgatgctgtgcaacctgagatgcagaagaaggaacgggttgttggtttggtttcagagttcgtgacCGATGGTCGGggtcttatgacatttcaggggcgtatctgggtaccgtttgtgggaggaacgcgtaccactttgatggaggaggctcatcggtcaaaattttcgatccatccgagggccacaaagatgtatttggatttgagaaaggagtattggtggccctgtatgaagagggacatcgcatggtttgttgagaggtgcttgacctgccgtagggttaaggccaagcaccagaggccgcatggcaagttgcagccattagaggttcccgagtggaagtgggaacagatcactatggatttcatcaccaaattgccgaggactgccagaggagttgatgcaatttgggtgattgtggacagattgacgaagagtgctcacttccttgccattagtgagagttcttcagcagagaaattgacGGAGGTGTATGTgaaggaagtggtatctcggcatggggtgccgatctcgattgtttcggaccgtgatgtgcgtttcacttccagattctggaagaaatttcatgaggagttgggtactagattgcattttagtaccgcatatcatccccagacagacggtcagagtgagcggacgattcagacgcttgaggacatgctccgggcatgtgtgttggatttcgggggtagctgggatgcgtatttacccttggcagagttttcctacaacaacagccatcattcgagcattggtatgccaccctttgagctgttgtatgggaggaggtgtcggacccccatttgttggggaaaggttgggcagcgagtgatgggcagtacagagatcgtgcttcagacgacagagcagattcagcaggtcagacagaggttgttgaccgctcagagccgatagaagagttatgcagacagacgccggtccgagcttgagtttcaggtcggcgacttcgttctcctgaaggtctctccttggaaaagagtgattcgattaaggaagaggggcaagttggggccccggtatattggtccattttatgtggttgcgagggtaggccgggtagcttatcgtttggagttgccagcagagttggggcagattcatgacacttttcatgtgtcgcagttgaggaagtgtatagccgacgagtcggcagtggttccattagaggatattcaggtggatgcgagcctgaattatgccgagaggccagtggccatcagagattggaagatcaaggttctgaggaacaaggaggtacccctggtgttggttcagtggcaacatcggaagggatcagagatgacctgggagccggagcgtgagatgcgtgagcagcatccggagctattttcagagcgagacttcgagggcgaagtctagttctagtgggggagagttgtaacagcccggatttccaggtatcttttatgtttatgtttttggtgttttgagaggggactcggcgagttggagctcagactcgccgagtaggatcgcggttctggacgcgggttcgcgcctagactcggcgagtctgcgttgtttaatgaaaccctaatttctcaggtttgggacctatttaaagggccttatggccgtcatttgtgctcaccagtcccttgagtgaaaccctaatcgagtgtgagcgtttggagcaaagtaggaggccattattgatcttggaggtgtcatcttgcaagggaaagggaggatcggctaaggggaaagcaaggggagccattttctgagagtttggagtccagagcatcactattgtggtaatatcttcgagctatcctcttctatgttgatgtttatttgatttagggtttattgaacccttttgtggctagatctagagcCCCCTTggccccttaagcgatttagaccatagatctggaccattGGAGGtctagagtgtccctttgcccaagctttctgtgaatcaatggaggttttggattggaatccttatgccttgggTCAAAATGCTATTTATGATCCATGGGGTGTATTGTAAACACCAAGATAAGGGCTTTACGTGaagaatcagtctaggaaggccagatctatgaattgtgggagcagatctgaccttagaagcgagtttgagtgattgcatggcatggactcgccgagtctgatgagcagactcggcgagtagcttgaagattgcccttagatcggccagtgagtggtccagtcgagtcataggttgactcagtgagtcaggacgagttagagagggtggacaggtggactgagtcgagctgggactcgccgagttattcttgagactcggcgagtagagtcggggtagccccacgattctgccaggtggaactcgtcgagtcagggggggtactcgacgtgtaaaaagggaatcctagagagttggtgaaaacatctagactcgccgagtcgccttagtgcactcgccgagtccggtcaaagttgaccattgactattgaccgttgaccagtgttgacttttgagggatagtcaaccttagtgttaaAAGTGTTAactagagacatatgatgttatagggagattgtagctcggaggatcgagcacgtgtgattttagaatttgctagctatcgatattcacgaggtgagtcttctcactataccttaccttgagtaggtaatcagagttatgtgttagagtatgtgtatgttatgtgtatgctatgtgttgtactgcatgatgtctatgtgatttatgttgtgcatgtttatagagttggaaccggaaggttcccagagttagaacctgagggttcatagagcttgggtgcacggacccacagagttatagcctcgagtggctaatatatatgtgtttatgtggtattttggggaactcactaagctttgtgcttacagtgttagtgttgttgtttcaggtactagcgatgaccgtgggaaggcgccggcttgatctgtacacacgcatgggatttttgatatacattgatcttgggattttgtataatgtggattgagatttaaacttgatgtttttatgaaaagtaatgagaaatgtttttataaattatgaaaaattattttgaaatttacagtgttacatccttagccctaatctagcatacacttctcataatcatatcataaaatgtatgggtatcttggggaaaacttacttgagcttggtcggttgcacgcatcacacaccttgttcttttcaaatttctttcctcttttcaaattcttttcaaaattctttttatgaaatgatttttctttgaaaattttcatatcaagtccttagtttgagtccaggcaCACCCGGAagtgtgctcgaatccctcaaaccaaggctctgataccaacttgtaacatcctaaaatttaagaccaaaaatttcatttttatatgacgatttagaaaacatttataaaaaaatcatcaTCAAGCCATGTTATTAACCAAAGCCACAATCACATGTCACAAATCCATATCACAAAATAgtaataatatcagagtacaatcccaagaatcttGTAATGCGGaaatcttgtgtgtgtgtgtgtgatgcgctactaccgcaccagctccttcccctttgatgaagaggtacctgaaagcaaaactgaaaattgtaagcacaaagcttagtgagttcccccatcataccacataccacataactaACATATTGCCCGGCAattctgggtgcccgacctaccctgtctgGAAATCTTGGGGCGCCACCTACCCTATCTggcaattctagggtgccgacctaccctctAATTTAACTCAACCAGCTACAAGGACTATTTCAACCCTAATactaccacataatcacatagcataaacatacttTCGAGCATAtccggggtgcccgacctaccctctggCCCTTACGGCCATAAcacggggactattccccctactaccTACTATCATATAACATCATATCAGACTAGCACacaatcataacagataacaacataccagataattatcatgAAGACAATTATCtatactataactcttactagtgggccaaccttggtgccttagacccacttctactggaatgtaactcacctcaatgttgtGAAGTGTCTGAACTATCCTCGATGTCGAGATCAACTCCTCTCAACTCCTACACGTAACAATCTTccttaattaccatttcatactctTAACCCCCTTTCAAGGGTCAACTCACTTCAAAGTCAAAGGAaaggtcaacaccttggtcaaagtcaacttttggCCAaggtcaacatctggttgactcaaaTCGCTGAGTTGAtccaccaactcgctgagttccataGTCCTTAGGATGCTAAAAGcttcgaccctactcgtcgagtctttcaagaactcgccgagttctccttcGTACATAATCGAGACCTTCTACAATTAACTctccgagttcatccttgaacttgtcgagtcctgCTTCATGCAAGTTGGCACGTCtagtcctggactcgccgagttctccataaactcgtcgagttcttcttcatGCAGTTGGGACTTagtcttgaactcgtcgagtttgttcttgaACTAACCGAGTTCCATGATCTTCAGGTTCATAACAAAGCCAACTAGTTGAGTCTTCTTCCAACTTAACACATTAATCGTTATCAGAAGAGGTTTGGGGGAAactgcgacccgactcgccgagtcgtatgagcgactcgctgagtccctccatGTCCAAAGCTATTTAGTCAATTTCAGTCGACCTTAAtacatccaaaacatagatctaacctcctagggtccatattacacgtaaagtcacaaactttacttccatgcatgagtcttcaagctcaaaagacccaaaaatgagGTCCACAAGGTGCAtaggactcccatggccataatgttggcacctttatgccatgggaaccctcaataGTTCGAGATCTGAGGTTATACTCCCTTAGAACCACAACATCCCGAAAATGGCTCTACTAAAACTTAGAAAAGGTAGAAACTTGCCCTaactagagatctaagagataaatggtcaaggttgaagctttttaccttaaacaagctggaaatgtgccaaaacttctggatctacttgccTTCTCTTGATCTCCCAAGCCTCCTCTTTCTACCCAGGCTTTAAATACACACAAAATGGCACAAAGAGCTAAAGAACACTCAAcatcgattagggtttcatgagGATGGTCTGAGGGTGCTGGAGGTTGTAAAGGAATCCAATTAAGGTGTTTAAAtggggtgcaaacccttaaaattagagTTTTTCCTGGtagctctactcgtcgagtagataacTTAAGTCCAACATCCCATTCctactctactcgacaagtttgggcctccaactcgtcgagtccgtaaGAAAAATGAACAACTtaatataaaaatacataccggGACCAGGGTGTTACACATAGAGTCGTGTCTGGGTAAAGATGCACATGGAAATTAGATTCTCGGTATAGATTTGATATGATCTGAAAACTGAGTCCTACCACAACTGTTTTTTTACCAAACAAAATCAGATAATCTGATAGGAAAGATAATGTAAAAAACAAATATTTCTTTTATCACgttaaaataggaaaatgacaACTTTGAAACGAAATTAGAAATCGGGAGATTAATTTTTCTTAAGATAATGTATATAAAATGCTAAAAATTGAATATTATTGTAAGTCTATAGACCATGTTAAACCACATTCCAAACCATTGTTTAGTATTTCATTATTTAGAACCAAAAACATATTAAACCTACTAGATTGGGCCTAAATCGGTAAAAACTTGGATCAGTCAAATCAATCCAAAACTACAATGGGAAATTTGAACCAAACCAAAACCAAATTAGATCAAAGTCGAATTAGATCGTTGTTGACGTAATCAAAACTGGATCAGATCCGGATCCAAATCCGGATTAGATAGGGATCGTAGTTTGTACATCTCTATTGACAGGAAAGATAATGTAAAAAACAAATATTTCTTTTATCACGTTACAATAGGAAAATGACAACTTTGAAGCGAAAATTAGGAATTGAGAGATTAATTTTTTCTTAAGATAATGTATATAAAATGCTAAAAGTTGAATACTATTGTAAGTCTATAAACAATGTTAAACCTCGTTCCAAACCATTGTTTAGTCTTTTATTATTTAGAATCAAAAACATATTAAACTTTCTAGATTTGGCCTAAACCTGTAAAAACTTGGATCAGCCAAATCAGGCCAAAACTACAATGGGAAAATCGAACCAAACCAAAACCAGATTGGATCAAAGTTGAATTAGATCGTTGCTAACGTAATCAAAACTCAAATCTATATCAGATCTAGATCGTAGTTTGTACGTCTCTATTGACAGGAAAGATAATgtaaaaaacaaatatatttttttttattacgtCCAGTAGGTAAATGACAACTTTGAAGCAAAATTAGGAattgagatattattattattattattattattttaagatgAGGTATATAAAATGCTAAAAGTTGAATACTAAGGCTATCGACCATGTTAAACCACGTTCCAAACCATGGTTTAGTCTTTTTCATATGGTTGAAAACTTTAACTCACCACTCACCACTCACCATCTAGTCAGCCATGGCACCTGGTTTGAAAGTTGACTCAGAGTCAAAGGTAAAAGTAGCAACCGGTTTTCCATGGATAAGTACAAACCTCTGTCATCACACGTCACTCCAGATCGTATTGTGCATCACACCAGCCGTACTAACACCCTTGAACAGTTGTTCTTTCTCGTCGACATTCTTCTTTCCTACCCTACCATCTTCATCTCCCAAAGTCCTTAGGTCTTCTAGGGCACCCTCGAATCTTGATAGCGATTGGTTTTGTTGAAGCTTCAATCGAATTTGGTTCGGTTTGTTAATCGAATTGTTTGGCAGCCCAATCGGGCAATCTAGGTAAGTAAATCCCCTAAACTATCACTATTTTATTCATCAGTGATTTTGATAAGTTCATGTCGTACGATCTCGATTTTGGAGTTTCAGTTCCTGTTCCTGCTCTATCGATTCGTTAACTAGAAATCTGGGAATAATTTTCAGTTCTCATGatttgatcccaaatctctcgATTATATGGGAGTTGAAAGACGACGATTGAAACACTTTTCTTATTCGTAAACATGGACTGTTTTTTTCAAGTGTGGATCCTTTGTCTCAATCCATCTTTAGACTGGTTTTGACTTTTGAATGAAATTGACAAGGTTCCTGAAGGATCTTCTACTCCATTGGGTTATTTTCAGTTATACATGATGTTTTTTCCTATGTGACAAATGGGGCCTAAATGACTTTTTGCAGCAGAGCTTGATGCTTGAAACAATTGACATGTGAATATTCTTATCATTACTTTTAAGAGCTCATCGATGCGTTTTCGACCAGTTGGTTTTATTGTAATTTCAGGTAAAAAGATGGGTACATATCTCAGCACTCCTAAAACAGAAAAGTTCTCTGAAGATGGTGAGAATGGAAGGGTCAAATATGGTTTATCATCAATGCAAGGGTGGCGTGCAACAATGGAAGATGCTGTAAGTAGATAATCACTTCCAACTTCCAAGTTTCTAAGATTTTCTATATGTATATGGAAAATggaatgaattaatttgttatcATTTTTCTTGGATAAATAGATTACATTTGACTTTGATTAGGTAAATACATGAATGCTATTTTTTGATGCTTGGAGTTTCATTTTTGGCAATATTTGTACCTGGTTTCTCATGAAATGCCATGTcatcaattccaaatctttacatattagaaaattaaaacataattgtttcttTTGGTTGTGTTCTTTAGCATGCAGCACTTCCTGACCTCGACCATTCTACCTCTTTTTTTGGTGTATATGATGGGCATGGAGGTGTGTACCAATCattacttaatatatatatatatatatatatgttgactTTTGATGTTTTTACTTTATTCATCTCAGGTAAAGTGGTTGCCAAGTTTTGTGCTAAATATCTCCATAGACAAGTGCTGAAGCATGAAGCATATTCTAGTGGAGATATTGAAACTTCTGTAGAGAAGTCATTTATCAGGTTATatatttgaaatatttcaactgGATTTATCTGTTGTTTTATTTCTTCATAGTCATGATCCTCTTTTTTTAGTTCTGTTAGAAACATGGAAAATTATCATTCtatatattattttttgattAATGTGGAATTTGTAATCTACCAAGCTTgaaaatgaaacataataaaaTCTCATTAGAACCAAAGTCAGGTTATAATAACAAAACAATCAATTACTTTCATAAATGGCCCCAATACATTCCATCAGGCATAACAAACAACCCAATGGAATGACGGATTCCATTCCTTCTCTGATTCCATCGTATCCAATGGAATGACCGATTCCGTTTCTATAATGCAGAATGGATGAGATGATGAGAGGACAAAGAGGGTGGAGGGAGTTATCTGTTTTGGGAGATAGAATAAACAAGTTCTCAGGTGTCATTGAGTCTCTCATATGGTCTCCAAGAGGAGGAGAAACAAGTCATCAGCTCGATGAATGGGCTTTTGAGGAGGTACTCTTTCCAAAAAAACagcaatttatttttattatttttggttATAATAATAGCATATTTTATTTGTAGGGTCCACATTCTGATTTCACGGGGCCCACATCCGGATGTACAGCATGTGTTGCTATCATGAGAAACAATCAACTGATTGTTGCAAATGCTGGTGATTCCCGATGTGTAATTTCCAGGAAGGGGGaggtaataaataaataaataatatcaaatatCAAATATCAAATATCAAATATCAACAATCTTTCCTTTATTATTATGATAATTGATAATTGATAAATATAcaaaacaagtttgatgtaaaTAAAAATTGCAGGCATACAATCTTTCAAGAGATCACAAGCCAGGGCTTGAGGTTGAGAGAGATAGGATACTTAAAGCAGGTGGATTTATTCATGCGGGCAGAGTTAATGGTAGTCTTAATCTTACAAGAGCTATAGGTACTTTTACCTTTTTGCCCTTGTGTTCTTTTATCTTGTTATCCGTTTTATCTTTTTCCTTAGTAATGGTGATGTAAATGTAATTATGAATAATTGTGCAGGTGACATGGAATTTAAGCAGAACAAGTTTTTGTCTGCTGAAAAGCAAATAGTTACTGCAAATCCTGATGTGAACACTGTAAGCCCCtttgctattattattattattattatagagtAATTGGAAttctttaatttcattttttatgtttgatataaattttatatttttgtttaggTTGAGCTatgtgatgatgatgattttgTTGTGCTGGCATGTGATGGTATCTGGTAAGGGCTGCTTCTTCAGTTTTCTCCAATATGACtcattttttatttatgtaattatTTTCTTCTAAAGTCTAAACTAACTTTCTGTTAATTAAATTAGAATATCTTTTATAAGCCCATGGGGTATACGTATACCCAACACTCCATGTCatcaaattatttatttattttttcatttttttaattaactaaatGAATTAAGAGTACTACATTTTTATtagaaagtacaatgttgtaataagaTAAAATGGAAGCATAATTCTATAATTAAAAAAAGtaggaaagtacaatgctattttttttcttattgctGAATTGTTTACTTCATTTATTCAGGGATTGCATGTCAAGCCAACAATTAGTGGATTTTGTTCATGAACAACTGAAATCGGTAAGTTGTTTTTTTTTCCCATTAAGTGTTAAAATAAATGTCTAAAAGATATTTGAGAAAATAATATAATGGCACATCTGAAAAAGTGGATGAAAAAATAATCAAGGGCAAATTTGTAAAAGGTTTGGATTTAACGAGGAAAGTCCTATACTGACCAATGTACTTTCTGGATTAATTAAAAAAGAAGAGCTAAATGATGTATGGATTAATTGTTGTAAAAACATAATATCTTTCTTTTTTGGATTAATTGAAAACGAGTAAATGACTATGTTACCCTTTTGTTTAAAAGTGATGCTAAATAAGAAATGACTGTTTATTTTAGGAACTGTTATAAATTAAAATTGTAAATAGCTATTTCTAATTACAAATTCAGAATTTTAACTGTTGGAATTATACAAGAAAGTATATGACCATTTTACCACTCTGTTAAAAAGTGATATTGAACAACAATTGCTTGTTTATTTGAGGACAGTTGTGAATTAAAAATGTAAATAACTGTTTATAGTAATAAATTGGGAATTCTAACCGTTGGaattaagcaaaaaaaaaaaaagcaaattaCCATTTTAGCCTCATGTTTAGTGATTCTAAAGAACTAATAACTGTTTATTTGAGAGTGGGAACTTTTATAAATTAGAATTCTAAATAGCTGGTTATCCTTATAATTTGGGAATTATAACTCTTGGAATCATATGCACaaaagtaaatgaccattttgcccttgtaTTCAAGTGATTATGAATATCCAATGATTGTTTATTTGAGAAAAAATAAAATCGTAAACAACCGTTTGTAGTTATATATATTGGTAGTGGTAAGTTCTAATTATTGGACTTATACAGGAAAGCGATTGACCATTATACCCTTGTGTTTAAAAGTTAAAAGTGACTgtttatatattataatattatgcAGGAAAGTAAACTTTCAACAATATG includes these proteins:
- the LOC111887279 gene encoding probable protein phosphatase 2C 21; this translates as MGTYLSTPKTEKFSEDGENGRVKYGLSSMQGWRATMEDAHAALPDLDHSTSFFGVYDGHGGKVVAKFCAKYLHRQVLKHEAYSSGDIETSVEKSFIRMDEMMRGQRGWRELSVLGDRINKFSGVIESLIWSPRGGETSHQLDEWAFEEGPHSDFTGPTSGCTACVAIMRNNQLIVANAGDSRCVISRKGEAYNLSRDHKPGLEVERDRILKAGGFIHAGRVNGSLNLTRAIGDMEFKQNKFLSAEKQIVTANPDVNTVELCDDDDFVVLACDGIWDCMSSQQLVDFVHEQLKSESKLSTICERVFDKCLAPSTSTGEGCDNMTMILVQFKKPIQASTAEAQEIEQVDEGKLKNAADE